In a genomic window of Methanogenium sp. S4BF:
- a CDS encoding ABC transporter substrate-binding protein, with product MNKTLLEYLPYIFAGFICCFLIFSAVLHTPDYGENETINIGIMVPLSGGLAEYGMDVKTGVDMAVDEINSKGGIGGKKVRAVYKNTWGYPNRAASLMEECAEEGIPVVIGDITSSGALACAEVAEEKHIVLISQAATTPVLSEYGPYVFRTISSDIYQGRGMARIFRIFHPEANNVTVLYIDNAYGSGLAESFVTAQDDGGFHVQQVIPFEEGQRTFSNEIAAIHASETNGIALIAHVTEAENILKEAEAQGLDVAWVGSDGIVTTELYSHVGSYAEGFIATMQSSEVRDPTFIHEYQVRAKDSTVNWMAPYSYDTVMIVAEAIRYGGYSADGIRDAFGKIRHLGVCGPKVFEENGDIPPAFDVMRIENGVWKRVSWKEITQTGTTSEAPAH from the coding sequence ATGAACAAAACACTCCTTGAATATCTGCCCTACATCTTCGCAGGTTTCATCTGTTGTTTCCTCATCTTCAGTGCGGTATTGCATACGCCTGATTACGGGGAGAATGAAACGATCAACATCGGCATCATGGTGCCGCTCTCGGGAGGCCTTGCGGAGTATGGCATGGACGTGAAGACCGGTGTGGACATGGCAGTCGATGAGATAAACAGCAAAGGCGGCATCGGCGGCAAAAAGGTAAGGGCAGTCTACAAGAACACCTGGGGATACCCGAACCGGGCGGCATCCCTTATGGAGGAATGCGCAGAGGAAGGGATACCCGTGGTCATCGGTGACATCACAAGCTCCGGAGCCCTGGCATGTGCAGAGGTCGCAGAAGAGAAACATATCGTCCTCATCTCGCAGGCGGCAACCACACCAGTCCTGAGTGAATACGGACCATATGTTTTCCGCACCATCTCATCAGATATCTATCAGGGGAGGGGCATGGCCCGGATCTTCCGGATATTCCACCCAGAGGCGAATAATGTTACTGTCCTCTATATCGACAATGCCTACGGCTCCGGCCTCGCGGAGTCATTTGTGACAGCACAGGATGACGGAGGATTTCACGTGCAGCAGGTGATCCCCTTTGAGGAGGGGCAACGCACATTTTCCAATGAAATCGCAGCCATCCATGCCTCTGAAACAAATGGCATTGCCCTCATCGCACATGTCACAGAGGCGGAGAATATCCTGAAAGAGGCCGAGGCACAGGGTCTTGACGTTGCCTGGGTCGGGTCAGACGGCATTGTGACCACCGAACTCTATTCCCATGTCGGCTCCTATGCAGAAGGGTTCATCGCCACAATGCAGTCAAGCGAAGTCCGTGACCCGACATTCATCCATGAATACCAGGTGCGGGCCAAAGACAGCACAGTCAACTGGATGGCCCCCTATTCCTACGATACCGTGATGATTGTGGCAGAGGCCATCCGGTATGGCGGATACTCGGCAGACGGCATCCGCGATGCATTCGGGAAGATCCGGCACCTGGGTGTCTGCGGCCCGAAGGTGTTCGAGGAGAACGGCGATATACCCCCCGCCTTTGATGTGATGCGGATAGAAAACGGTGTCTGGAAACGCGTCTCCTGGAAGGAGATCACACAAACCGGAACCACGAGTGAAGCCCCGGCACACTGA
- a CDS encoding flavin reductase family protein, with protein MIAQKMTTKTNGKASSETTKIPIGRNVFICPMPVTIVGTRLNNRPNFLTVGWVTRVNVSPPMIAIGIKKSNASADGILMHKAFSVNFPGTDLIEETDYCGLVSGRDKDKSRLFDIFYGDLKNAPMIKNCPITLECLLTETIDLPTNYLFIGEIKGAYGDENCFTSGKPDVAEIKPLLLTMPDNAYWEVGKYLGRACKIGRNLET; from the coding sequence ATGATAGCACAAAAAATGACCACAAAAACCAATGGAAAGGCATCTTCTGAGACAACGAAAATTCCAATCGGCAGGAATGTATTCATCTGCCCGATGCCGGTCACCATTGTCGGGACCCGCCTGAACAACCGCCCCAACTTTCTGACGGTTGGATGGGTGACACGGGTAAACGTGAGTCCCCCCATGATTGCCATCGGAATAAAAAAATCGAACGCATCGGCAGACGGTATCCTCATGCACAAGGCGTTCTCGGTAAATTTCCCCGGTACCGATCTCATTGAAGAGACAGACTATTGTGGCCTGGTTTCCGGCAGAGATAAGGATAAATCCCGGTTATTTGACATTTTCTACGGTGATCTGAAGAATGCACCCATGATCAAAAACTGCCCGATAACACTTGAATGTCTGCTTACCGAGACAATTGATCTTCCGACAAATTACCTCTTCATTGGTGAAATAAAAGGGGCATATGGCGATGAGAACTGCTTCACCAGCGGAAAGCCGGATGTCGCTGAAATAAAGCCCCTCCTCCTGACAATGCCGGACAATGCATACTGGGAGGTAGGCAAATACCTCGGGCGTGCCTGTAAAATCGGCAGAAATCTGGAG